Proteins encoded in a region of the Streptomyces sp. NBC_00258 genome:
- a CDS encoding DUF4350 domain-containing protein, whose amino-acid sequence MTTEASAPEAPEATPPSTSASPTARQLWTRTRGVVLALVVLLAAAVAIAAVRSDAQGGSLDPRSADPSGSRAVAELLADRGVSTRVITTLEEAGAAAGSDTTLVVARPDLLTDRQQDRLHSAFTNSGGRTLLVAPSAPSVGTLAPGVDADPAPSFDSTLSPGCALPAARRAGNAQTGGIRYTTSAPDADACYPSDGLPTLVRVPAAEGNGDTVVLGAPDILQNEHLDKQGNASLALQLLGSRPHLVWYLPSLSDDSATDAGDRSFFDLMPSGWLWGTLQLFIAALLAALWRARRLGPLVPERLPVAIRASETVEGRARLYRKSNARDRAAAALRSTTRTRLAPLVGVSPAQAHAPEALLPALSAQLRREGQALHSLLFGPPPRDDAALISLADQLDALEREVRRP is encoded by the coding sequence GTGACCACCGAGGCCTCCGCACCCGAGGCGCCCGAGGCCACCCCTCCGTCCACCTCGGCCTCTCCCACCGCCCGCCAGTTGTGGACCCGCACGCGCGGTGTCGTGCTCGCGCTCGTGGTCCTCCTGGCGGCGGCCGTGGCCATCGCCGCGGTCCGCTCGGACGCCCAGGGCGGCAGCCTCGACCCGCGCTCCGCAGACCCCTCCGGCAGCCGCGCCGTCGCAGAACTCCTCGCAGACCGAGGTGTGTCCACGCGCGTGATCACCACCCTGGAAGAGGCCGGAGCCGCCGCCGGCTCCGACACGACCCTGGTGGTCGCACGCCCCGATCTGCTGACCGACCGCCAGCAGGACCGCCTCCACTCGGCGTTCACGAACTCCGGCGGCCGCACCCTCCTCGTCGCCCCCAGCGCCCCCTCCGTCGGCACCCTCGCTCCCGGAGTCGACGCCGACCCCGCGCCCAGCTTCGACTCCACGCTGTCGCCCGGCTGTGCCCTGCCCGCAGCCCGGCGAGCGGGCAACGCACAAACCGGCGGTATCCGCTACACCACGAGCGCACCCGACGCCGACGCCTGCTACCCCAGCGACGGCCTGCCCACCCTGGTGCGCGTCCCGGCAGCCGAGGGCAACGGCGACACCGTCGTGCTCGGTGCTCCCGACATCCTCCAGAACGAACACCTCGACAAGCAGGGCAACGCCTCGCTCGCCCTCCAACTGCTCGGTTCCCGCCCCCACTTGGTCTGGTACCTCCCCTCGCTCTCCGACGACTCGGCCACCGACGCCGGTGACCGCAGCTTCTTCGACCTGATGCCCTCCGGCTGGCTCTGGGGCACGCTGCAGCTCTTCATCGCCGCGCTCCTGGCCGCCCTCTGGCGCGCCCGCCGCCTCGGCCCACTCGTGCCCGAGAGACTCCCCGTCGCGATCCGCGCCTCCGAGACCGTCGAAGGCCGCGCCCGCCTCTACCGCAAGTCCAACGCCCGCGACCGCGCCGCCGCGGCTCTGCGCTCCACCACCCGCACCCGCCTCGCCCCCCTCGTCGGCGTATCCCCCGCCCAGGCGCACGCGCCCGAGGCCCTGCTCCCCGCCCTGTCCGCCCAGCTCCGCCGGGAAGGACAGGCCCTGCACTCACTCCTCTTCGGGCCGCCACCCCGCGACGACGCGGCCCTCATCTCTCTCGCCGACCAACTCGACGCCCTCGAAAGAGAGGTACGCCGTCCATGA
- a CDS encoding DUF4129 domain-containing protein, whose product MGLAGGVLTAVLALPRANETAVRALSRSEGEPPVTIPRDPAREAARRELSKRMYHENDPGLLERALNAFWEWVDKLFSAASSATPGGALGLLVVALVAVAVIGALWWRLGTPRRGPTSAAPLFDDRPRSAAEHRAAAEAHAAQGHWNQAVQERMRAIVRSLEERALLDPRPGRTADEAAAEAGRTLPAHTDRLRAAARDFDDVTYGGRTAGSDTYQRLSQLDRDLERTRPVLASSTHSTAHNARQGAAE is encoded by the coding sequence GTGGGTTTGGCGGGGGGAGTTCTCACAGCGGTACTGGCGCTGCCACGCGCCAACGAGACGGCAGTACGCGCGCTGTCGCGCAGCGAAGGCGAACCGCCGGTAACGATCCCGCGCGACCCCGCGCGGGAGGCCGCCCGGCGCGAACTGTCCAAGCGGATGTACCACGAGAACGACCCCGGCCTGCTCGAACGTGCCCTGAACGCCTTCTGGGAGTGGGTGGACAAGCTGTTCAGCGCCGCCTCCTCCGCAACACCGGGCGGCGCACTCGGCCTCCTCGTCGTCGCCCTGGTCGCCGTGGCAGTCATCGGCGCCCTCTGGTGGCGCCTTGGCACCCCACGCCGCGGCCCGACGTCAGCGGCCCCGCTCTTCGACGACCGTCCGCGCAGCGCAGCCGAGCACCGCGCGGCGGCCGAGGCACACGCGGCCCAGGGCCACTGGAACCAAGCCGTCCAGGAGCGCATGCGCGCCATCGTGCGTTCCCTGGAGGAGCGCGCCCTGCTCGACCCCCGTCCCGGCCGAACCGCCGACGAGGCCGCCGCCGAAGCTGGCCGCACCCTCCCCGCCCACACGGACCGACTGCGCGCCGCCGCCCGGGACTTCGACGACGTGACGTACGGCGGACGAACGGCCGGCTCGGATACGTACCAACGCCTCTCCCAACTCGACCGCGACCTGGAACGCACCAGGCCGGTCCTCGCGAGCAGCACCCACAGCACGGCCCACAACGCCCGCCAGGGGGCCGCCGAGTGA
- the mtrA gene encoding two-component system response regulator MtrA encodes MMSFMKGRVLVVDDDTALAEMLGIVLRGEGFEPSFVADGDKALAAFRESKPDLVLLDLMLPGRDGIEVCRLIRAESGVPIVMLTAKSDTVDVVVGLESGADDYIVKPFKPKELVARIRARLRRSEEPAPEQLAIGDLVIDVAGHSVKRDGASIALTPLEFDLLVALARKPWQVFTREVLLEQVWGYRHAADTRLVNVHVQRLRSKVEKDPERPEIVVTVRGVGYKAGPS; translated from the coding sequence ATGATGTCGTTTATGAAGGGACGAGTCCTTGTCGTCGATGACGACACCGCACTGGCCGAGATGCTCGGCATTGTGTTGCGTGGTGAAGGTTTTGAGCCGTCTTTCGTAGCCGACGGCGACAAGGCGCTGGCCGCTTTCCGTGAGAGCAAGCCCGACCTGGTGCTCCTGGACCTGATGCTTCCCGGCCGGGACGGTATCGAGGTGTGCCGCCTGATCAGGGCGGAGTCCGGGGTGCCGATCGTGATGCTCACCGCGAAGAGCGACACCGTCGATGTCGTGGTCGGCCTGGAGTCGGGCGCGGACGACTACATCGTGAAGCCGTTCAAGCCAAAGGAGCTGGTGGCCCGGATCCGGGCCAGGCTGCGCAGGTCGGAGGAGCCGGCGCCCGAGCAGCTCGCGATCGGCGATCTGGTCATCGACGTGGCCGGTCACTCTGTGAAGCGGGACGGGGCGTCCATCGCACTGACCCCGCTGGAGTTCGACCTGCTGGTGGCGCTGGCCCGCAAGCCGTGGCAGGTGTTCACGCGAGAGGTGCTCCTGGAGCAGGTGTGGGGCTACCGCCACGCGGCGGACACCCGCCTGGTGAACGTCCATGTGCAGCGGCTGCGCTCCAAGGTCGAGAAGGACCCGGAGCGGCCGGAGATCGTGGTGACCGTCCGTGGCGTCGGTTACAAGGCCGGACCGAGCTGA
- a CDS encoding AAA family ATPase: MDPTTDNAGYTGDPGTARASLEALRAEIAKAVVGQDPAVTGLVVALLCRGHVLLEGVPGVAKTLLVRALASALELDTKRVQFTPDLMPSDITGSLVYDARTAEFSFQPGPVFTNLLLADEINRTPPKTQSSLLEAMEERQVTVDGTPRPLPEPFLVAATQNPVEYEGTYPLPEAQLDRFLLKLTIPLPSRQDEVNVLTRHAEGFNPRDLRAAGVRPVAGPADLEAARAAVAKTSVSPDITGYVVDICRATRESPSLTLGVSPRGATALQSTARAWAWLTGRDYVIPDDVKALALPTLRHRIQLRPEAEMEGVTADSVINAILAHVPVPR, encoded by the coding sequence ATGGACCCGACCACTGACAACGCCGGGTACACCGGGGATCCGGGCACCGCCCGCGCCTCCCTGGAAGCCCTGCGCGCCGAGATCGCCAAAGCCGTGGTCGGCCAGGACCCCGCCGTGACCGGCCTCGTCGTCGCCCTCCTCTGCCGCGGACACGTCCTGCTGGAAGGGGTCCCCGGAGTGGCCAAGACCCTGCTCGTCCGCGCCCTGGCATCCGCACTCGAACTCGACACCAAGCGCGTCCAGTTCACCCCGGACCTGATGCCGAGCGACATCACGGGCTCCCTCGTCTACGACGCCCGCACCGCCGAGTTCTCCTTCCAGCCGGGCCCGGTCTTCACGAACCTCCTCCTCGCCGACGAGATCAACCGCACGCCGCCCAAGACCCAGTCCTCGCTCCTCGAAGCGATGGAGGAACGCCAGGTCACGGTCGACGGCACTCCCCGCCCACTCCCCGAGCCGTTCCTGGTCGCCGCGACCCAGAACCCGGTCGAGTACGAAGGCACGTACCCCCTCCCCGAAGCCCAGCTGGACCGTTTCCTCCTGAAGCTGACGATCCCTCTCCCGTCCCGCCAGGACGAGGTCAACGTCCTCACCCGCCACGCGGAGGGCTTCAACCCGCGCGACCTGCGCGCCGCCGGCGTACGCCCCGTCGCCGGCCCCGCAGACCTCGAAGCCGCCCGCGCGGCAGTCGCCAAGACCTCGGTCTCCCCCGATATCACCGGCTACGTAGTGGACATCTGCCGCGCCACCCGCGAATCCCCGTCCCTCACGCTCGGCGTCTCCCCGCGCGGCGCGACGGCACTCCAGTCCACGGCCCGCGCCTGGGCCTGGCTGACCGGCCGCGACTACGTCATCCCCGACGACGTGAAGGCCCTCGCGCTCCCGACCCTGCGCCACCGCATCCAACTCCGCCCGGAAGCAGAGATGGAGGGCGTGACGGCCGACTCGGTCATCAACGCGATCCTCGCCCACGTCCCCGTACCCCGCTGA
- the mtnA gene encoding S-methyl-5-thioribose-1-phosphate isomerase, producing the protein MADQYAQSSENNRPTEIPAIRWDEPPEGPVLVLLDQTRLPAEEVELVCTDAPALVEAIRTLAVRGAPLLGIAGAYGVALAAARGFDVDEAAAALASARPTAVNLSYGARRAQAAHLAVLRGGGDQKQAAEAALAAARALHKEDAQASARMATHGLALLDELLPGGNHRILTHCNTGALVSGGEGTAFAVALAAHRAGRLRRLWVDETRPLLQGARLTAYEAARTGMAYTLLTDNAAGSLFSAGEVDAVLIGADRIAADGSVANKVGSYPLAVLARYHHVPFIVVAPVTTVDPDTPNGAAIEVEQRAGHEVTEITAPQVPVAGAEAGGGIPVAPLGTQAYNPAFDVTPPELVTAIVTEEGAVSPVTAEALEELCDRSRQVTI; encoded by the coding sequence ATGGCTGATCAGTACGCGCAATCCAGCGAGAACAACCGGCCCACCGAGATACCGGCGATCCGGTGGGACGAGCCGCCGGAAGGCCCGGTACTGGTCCTCCTCGACCAGACGCGGCTGCCCGCCGAGGAGGTCGAGCTGGTGTGCACGGACGCACCCGCCCTGGTGGAGGCGATCCGTACGCTCGCCGTTCGCGGGGCGCCGCTGCTCGGCATCGCGGGGGCGTACGGCGTCGCGCTCGCCGCCGCGCGAGGGTTCGACGTGGACGAGGCAGCCGCCGCGCTCGCGAGTGCCCGGCCCACCGCCGTGAACCTCTCGTACGGGGCACGCAGGGCCCAGGCGGCCCACCTCGCGGTCCTGCGGGGCGGTGGTGACCAGAAGCAGGCCGCGGAGGCCGCGCTGGCCGCCGCGCGGGCACTCCACAAGGAGGATGCCCAGGCCAGCGCCCGGATGGCCACGCACGGGCTGGCGCTCCTCGACGAGCTGCTGCCCGGGGGAAACCACCGGATTCTGACCCACTGCAACACCGGTGCGCTGGTGTCAGGGGGCGAGGGCACGGCGTTCGCCGTGGCGCTCGCGGCGCATCGGGCGGGGCGGCTGCGCAGGCTCTGGGTGGACGAGACGCGGCCGTTGCTGCAAGGTGCTCGCCTGACAGCCTATGAGGCGGCGCGGACCGGAATGGCGTACACCTTGCTCACGGACAACGCGGCGGGATCGCTGTTCTCGGCGGGAGAGGTGGACGCGGTGCTGATCGGTGCCGACCGGATCGCGGCCGACGGTTCGGTGGCGAACAAGGTGGGGAGCTATCCGCTCGCGGTGCTGGCCAGGTACCACCATGTGCCGTTCATCGTGGTGGCGCCGGTGACGACGGTGGATCCGGACACTCCGAACGGAGCAGCGATCGAGGTCGAGCAGCGTGCCGGACATGAAGTGACGGAGATCACAGCACCCCAGGTGCCGGTGGCGGGAGCGGAAGCGGGAGGCGGGATACCGGTGGCACCCCTGGGGACCCAGGCGTACAACCCGGCGTTCGACGTGACGCCGCCCGAGCTGGTGACCGCGATCGTCACCGAGGAGGGCGCTGTTTCTCCCGTGACGGCTGAGGCGCTTGAAGAGCTGTGTGACAGGTCACGCCAGGTAACGATTTAG
- a CDS encoding glycerophosphoryl diester phosphodiesterase membrane domain-containing protein yields MKDTPGWASPGSAPSDGQNGQEPTASGPAEPADRPGPTEPAGEPGRPGTDPSGPGPKWSKEQPPPAQWPSPGSPQDTPPQAPPPPPPGPGWGGPPPAGPGWGGQPPAGPGPYGGYGGPGGPGGYGGPGGYGPGGHPGWGGGWGGPPPAAKPGIIPLRPLGVGEILDGAVSTMRTHWRTVLGISLTVAVFTQIAVILLQGLVLDDSASTDTLNDPSATAGELSRALGDSLLNSGVVLLITLLGTIVATALLTTVTSRAVLGKSVTTAEAWRDARPQLPKLFGLTFLLPLIAITVGALGTLPGILVGLAGGGDGAIALAVFGGLAAAVVALWLMIRFSLASPALMLEKQSVFKSMSRSAKLVRGSWWRVFGIQLLATIIANIVASIIVIPFAFLASALSGEGVTGFLNTGTGDLGWTFLVISGIGSVIGSMLTFPITAGVSVLLYIDQRIRREALDLDLARAAGVQEYGSGTPGS; encoded by the coding sequence ATGAAAGACACTCCGGGCTGGGCATCGCCCGGATCTGCCCCCTCCGACGGGCAGAACGGACAGGAGCCGACGGCTTCCGGCCCCGCCGAGCCCGCGGACCGGCCCGGTCCCACGGAGCCCGCGGGCGAACCGGGCCGACCCGGCACCGACCCGTCCGGCCCCGGCCCGAAGTGGTCCAAGGAGCAGCCCCCACCGGCCCAGTGGCCGTCCCCCGGCAGCCCTCAGGACACCCCGCCCCAGGCCCCGCCACCACCCCCGCCCGGCCCCGGCTGGGGCGGCCCGCCCCCCGCGGGTCCCGGCTGGGGCGGCCAACCGCCCGCCGGCCCCGGCCCGTACGGCGGCTACGGAGGTCCCGGCGGCCCTGGTGGCTACGGAGGCCCCGGCGGTTACGGCCCCGGCGGACACCCGGGCTGGGGAGGCGGCTGGGGCGGTCCCCCGCCCGCGGCCAAGCCCGGCATCATCCCGCTCCGCCCGCTCGGCGTCGGCGAGATCCTCGACGGCGCCGTGTCGACGATGCGCACGCACTGGCGCACCGTGCTCGGTATCTCGCTGACCGTCGCGGTCTTCACTCAGATCGCCGTGATCCTGCTCCAGGGCCTCGTCCTGGACGACAGCGCCAGCACGGACACCCTCAACGACCCCAGCGCCACCGCCGGCGAACTGTCGCGCGCCCTGGGCGACAGTCTCCTGAACTCCGGCGTCGTCCTGCTGATCACCCTGCTCGGCACGATCGTGGCTACCGCCCTGCTCACGACGGTGACCAGCCGCGCCGTGCTCGGCAAGTCGGTGACCACCGCGGAAGCCTGGCGCGACGCCCGGCCGCAGCTGCCCAAGCTCTTCGGGCTGACCTTCCTGCTCCCGCTCATCGCCATCACGGTCGGCGCCCTGGGCACACTGCCCGGCATCCTCGTCGGCCTCGCCGGCGGAGGTGACGGCGCCATCGCACTCGCCGTCTTCGGCGGCCTGGCCGCTGCCGTCGTCGCGCTCTGGCTGATGATCCGCTTCTCGCTGGCCTCGCCCGCCCTGATGCTGGAGAAGCAGAGCGTCTTCAAGTCGATGAGCCGCTCGGCGAAGCTCGTCCGCGGCTCCTGGTGGCGGGTCTTCGGCATCCAGCTGCTCGCCACGATCATCGCGAACATCGTGGCGTCGATCATCGTGATCCCCTTCGCCTTCCTCGCCTCCGCACTCAGCGGCGAGGGCGTCACCGGCTTCCTCAACACCGGTACGGGCGACCTCGGCTGGACGTTCCTCGTCATCAGCGGGATCGGCTCGGTGATCGGCTCCATGCTCACGTTCCCGATCACCGCCGGCGTCTCCGTGCTCCTCTACATCGACCAGCGCATCCGCCGCGAGGCCCTCGACCTCGACCTGGCCCGCGCGGCCGGTGTCCAGGAATACGGCTCCGGCACGCCGGGGAGCTGA